GGACAGAAGAAAGGCCCTTGCGGGCCTCAGTCATACGGCGGGCTTATCCGGCCAGACAATATCCGGGGCGGCGGCAGTATTCACGGCCTGCACATCCTGGATGTATTTCATCCATTCGGTGAGTTTTTCTTTATCCGCATCGGTAATGATGCCGAGCATCAGCTGCGTCTGCCATGCCTGCGTCGTGGTATTGGCGCTGCTGATGAGCGTGCTCTTTTGCTTATCGGCCTCTGCCACATCGGCCAGCTTCTGCGCGTCAGCATCCGTTACCCACTTTTCCCCGTCCCACTTATCAAAACCGGTTGCGGGCTTTAACGTCGTGGTATCCGCCGGGTAATCCCCGGTTTCCGTTATCACACGGGCAGAGCCGTCAGCCGTTGAATACACCGTCTCGCCACGGTGATCGCCGACGGCCTGCCAGGCATCATCACGCCAGATAGCAATGCTGCCTGCCGCAACATTGGGCGGCGCGGTTGTGGTTGAGTTCGCGGGCAGGCCCAGCCCCTGCAAAAGATACTCGTCAGAGGCTCCGGTGAATCCCCCGCTGACGGCGTCATAGCTGTACACGGTCAGGGTGCCGGACGCCTTCGCCAGCCCGTTTTTATCAAAGGTCACTTTCGGCATTATGCAGCCCTCACGATGTAGTTAAATGCGACGTTTCGCGGGCGGGTTTCCGCCGCATAATTGCCGACCGGGCCGTTACTCTGTGACGTCCACTGCCCGCCGCTGGAGCCGTTACCAACGGCTGAATCCCCGTTGGTTTGAGAATTATTAACATCGTCCAGCGGTGCCCATACGGTCCCGGCCAGTGCACCCTGCGTGTACATATAATGGGTATGCAGCTGAAGGGCATGATCCTGCAAGCTCAGTAACGCGCGCCCGCTGTCCACGCCGCGCCCGTCATCCCAGCCACGCAGAAATTCCCCGCGCAGGTCGGGCAGTTTCAGCGCGGGATACGCTTTCGCCAGCTCGGGGTAAGTAGCAGCGCTGAAGGATGCCCCGTTGCACTTTATCCAGCCCGTGGGGGCGGTTGCTGTCGGCCACGGCACCGGGACGCCGACCGGCATGGCAGAACCTGCACCGAGGATAGTCAGCCCGAGATTGTCCAGTGCCTCAGCGGCTTTGCCCGCATCCTTTATTTCCTTCAGGGCGTTTGTCGTCTGAAGGTACTGGCTGTGCGGGTTCGCTGCTGCAACGTGCTTTGCCAGCAGGTCATCGGCATACGCTTTCACCTCAATCACGGCGTTATCGACATACTGGCGTGTCGCCAGCACCACGGCGGGGTCGATTTTCAGCGTCACCGCGCTGGTGCTGTTCACAATCAGGATCAGGCGCACGGTCTGCGTGCGGCCGCTGCCCTCGGCCAGCTGCGGTTTATACGTTTCGGCGCAGTTGGCAATGGCAATCATCACGCCGTCAGCATCAAACAGGCCAATCTCGCGTATCCAGAAACCGCCTTCGCTTTCGGGGATCACCTGCTCGGCGATAATCTGGCTGCTGTTGGCCGCATCGATACTCAGCGAGTTCACCGCCGACCGGCGTTTCTCGCCTATGAGCGCGGTCTGCGCCGGGTCAGGAGTTGGCAGCGTGCCGCCGCCGTCCCCGACCGCCATCTGGGTAATCTGGAGTTTCGTACCGAGCGCGGCGGCATTCGCCAGCCTGGCCGCGCCCTGATTCGTCAGCAGGGCAAAATATTTTGTCGTCATGCGCGCACTTCCGTCAGGTCGATAAGATGCACCGCCACGCCGGAGTAACCCGCGCCGCCGGTGCTGATAAGTTCAGGGGTGTAGGGGTAAACGGTCAGCTCATCGCCGCTGTAGCAGGCGGCAGCAACCGGGATGTCGCCGTTTGCATCAAGGTTGATGGAAAGGCCAATCAGATGACGGCTGAGGGGCTTCGCATCCGCTATCAGCCGCTCCAGCTCGTTATACATTTCTTCGGTGATGCCGGTATCCAGCACGCCCACGTCAAGGCGGAACGTGCCCGGCACATCGCCGGTCTTCCACCACTCATTCACGCGGATCAGATAGCCGAGCGGCTCCACCACGCGCCGGACCGCACCAATGGTGCCTTTGTGCCGGTGCACGAACTGAGACGCCGCGACCACGCCGCGTTTGGTTGATTCGCTCCAGCTGCTGTCCCAGCGGTCCACCGACCACGCCCACGCCAGATAAGGCAGCAGCGCCACCGGGCAGGTGTACGGGTTCCACAGTTGGCGCAGCGGGACATTCAGATCGGTCAGAGAGGAAAGAGCTTCTGCTGCTGCGACCTCCAGCACCGACGAACCGGTGGGAACCAGGCGGTTACTCATCCGATCCCCCGACGGTCAGCGTATAGCCGGTGCAGTACGCCGCCTGCGTTTTATCGAGCACCACATCGGCGACCGGCTGAATCAGGTTAACGCGCTGTACGCCCTCAACGTGCATGGCGGCATACAGGGCAGACAGACGGATATCACGTCCGAGTCGCTTCTGCGCGGTGACATAGGCCGCGAGCTTTGCCTCAGAGGCGGCGCGAATGGGTTCGGCCTCCGGCCCCGGATAGAGATACAGCTCGGCTTCAATCGCATAGTCCACGATTTCAGCCGACTGCACGCTGACGCGGTCAGCCACCGGCCGCACATCCTCATCGTTCAGTGCCGCATCCACCACGGCCAGCAGGTCATCAGCTGCTGCACCGTTGCCCTCACGGCCAAGGATGGTCACGGTCACCACGGCAGGCGACGGACTGATGGCAGAGGCATCGGCCACCCGCCCGTCGGCACTTTTGGCGTGATACTCATAGGCACCGGTCGGCCCGGCCACGCTCAGCCCCTCAAAGGCGGCGGCGATACGGGCGCGGAAATCGTCGTTGCTCTCCATCACTGTCGCCGTCGGCGGGATAGTGGTGTCATCGGCCGGGGTGATGGTCAGGCGGGTGACGCCGTTGTTTGCGCCGAGCTGGTCAAGATCGCCATCCAGTGCGTAAGCCACCATAACCGCCGTTGCCGCTTCGTTGATGCGCTGACGCAGGATCAACTCGCGATAGGCATTTTCCTCCAGAATCTTCACGATGGGTTCAGACTCCAGCGCCAGCGTGTTCGCGACGGCCTCCTGCTGGTCTTCCGGGTAGAGCGAAATCAGCGTGGCTTTACGTTCGGCCAGCAGGGTTTCATAGTCCAGCGTTTCCACCACGTCAGGCGCGGGCAGCTGGCTCAGGTCGATGGTTGCCATGTTCTCAGCTCACAGGAACGGTTAAGGAAAAAGTCTGCGCGGTGTCGGTACGGTTGCCGGTCAGTTCAACCACCATGCCGCCGTTAAAATCAAACTCGTAGCTGATGCCAGTCAGCTTTACGCGTGGCTCCCACTGAATGATCGCCACATAGCAGGCCGACATAATCTGGAGACGCAGCGCGGCATTTTGTGGCTGGTCAATCAGCGCCGACAGCAGTGAACCGTATTTGCGGCGCATCACCCTGGAGCCAATCGGCGTCACCAGTATGTCGCGTATGGACTGCTGTATGTGTTCGAGGCCGGTCAGGGCTTTGCCGGTTTCGCGGTTCATGCCGATGTATTTTTCGGTTGTCACTCGGTGCCCTCCGTCATGGAGCCGCCGGTCTGCACTTTGCCGTGTTTATGGTCATGCACGATTACGTTGTTAGAGCTGAAATCGCCGCCGCTGTGCGTCACGTCGCCTTTCATCGTGCCGCCTTTTGTCACTTCCAGCGTGGCGGTTTTCAGCAGGGTTGTGCACTCCACCTCTGGCGATTCAAACAGGATTTTAACGGCCGCTTTAATGGTGGCGGTCTGGATGCCGGTTGCAGTAAGCGCGCCTGTTTCCGGCTCATACTCGATCACCGCGCCGTCGGGAAAGGACCAGTGCAGCGCATCGGCAGAGGCAGAAGGGGCCGGGTTGTCATCGGAGAAAATACCAGGTAGCACAAAACCGGTGTCGAGTTCGCCACCGATACAGAAGATCAGCACCTGTTCACCCACTGACGGCGCATTCCACGAACGGGTTTTACCCGCACGTGCACTCAGCCAGTAGAGCCAGTCAGTGGTGTTATTTCCTGTATCGACGCGGCATTGCCCGCTGTCCAGATTTACGGCGGATACGGTGCCAATGCGGATCAGGTTGCGCAGCAGGCGCAGGATTTCAGAGAGTTGTTCGTTCATGCATTAATGATATTGTATTGATTACTATCTTAAGAGAACTACTCATCCGTTCGTGTCTAAACAAACAGAAAGAAAGGAGAACACAATTATGGATTACTTCACGTCTGGTGCTATTAAAGGAAGGATTGGGGATTATTTGATAAGACTTAAAAATGACCAATTTATTGATGAGATAGCAACTGTAAAAGCTGATGTTCTCCAGCCCATAATTGAAAGTTTTTATAATGCACCTGAAATCTGGGATTCAACTACTCATTTTAATATAGCAAGCATATCAGAAACTTTCTTTAATGAGTTAGCGTCTAAGCCATCAAATGAAGATGAAATGGACATGGTAATTAGTTCAGCCTTTAGGTTTTGCATCGAAAGACAATTGAAATCCTCAGGGGACTTGCCGGGTGAAATAAGAAGATTTAAAGAGTTCTGTATAGAAAGAAAAGAGTCTTTTTCAAAACTGTGTCAGGAGCAAATAGATTACGCCTTACATGATATGCCCGTGGCTGTCATTAGCTCTATTTTGAATAGTGATGAGATGAAACACTTTAAGGAAATCCCTAGCCTGTTAGCCGAGGCAGAAAAAATAACTAAAGAGTGGTCAGAAGAATTAGACATCAAGACGAAAAAAGTAGATGAGCTACAAAGCAAGTTAGAAAAACAAAAAACTGCCTTTAATTTCGTTGGCTTGTATGAAGGGTTTGACAATCTAAGCAGCATCAAAAATAGTGAGTTAATGTGGGCGAAATTGATTCTCTTCGGCCTGGGTCTTGCTATTGTAGTCCCGATAATTTATGAAATCTATTCACTTGCAGCAATTCCTACTGAAGCTTTTATAAATACCAACCAATTAATTAAGTTTGTACCCGTAGCCTCCCTCACCATAATTCTGATTTATTACTTTAGAGTATCCCTTTCAAACTTTCAGTCAATTCGTTCTCAAATTGTACAGATTGAACTACGAAAAACTCTTTGTGCATTCATACAGTCATACGTTGAGTACGCCAAAGAAATTAAAGCAGGAGATTCCGAAATTTTAAAAAAATTTGAAGATGTTGTGTTTACAAACATAATGACAACAGAAGAAAAGGTCCCATCAACATTTGATGGTCTCGAGCAAGTCGCTGGTATGATATCAGCATTAAAAGGTGGAAAATAATTAAAGTAAGGAATTAATTATTTCATCCATAATCATTCCCAAGTCGCGCTCATTTATTCCAAATAATGGGCGCGCCACATATTGCACCTCGTTGCCTTTTCGTGATGGACGGTCGCGCAGTCCGTAATGATGCACACGGGCCATGCGCTGCACGCGGCCGGTAAAGCTGACTACGGCCTCATCGGAATCTGCCTGGGCTTTCATGTATTTTGCGGTGCGCAGCTTTGCGAACATCTCGCGTTTTACCCGGCCTTTCTTACGGCGAACCGGCTGCGTTTTGCGGGGTTTAAAGGGGGTTCCGTCCGGTGCCTGCTGGCGTTTGATATTATCCTGCTGGCTGGCCCGCAGCTTTCTGGCGATGTTTCGCGCCATCTCTTTGCGTGCCGGGGCTGACAGGTTATTAATCAGTGCGTTCAGCCGGTCCTCAACCACTTTTAACTCACTCATGACTGCCACTCGCTGATTAACTCACCCCGCAGATACAGCTGCATCGGGCGCGTATCATTCTCCGGCAGCGGGTTCTCGCCAACATGGTTTACGTGCAGCTCATCACCTTCCTGTTTCACGATCACCCGTTCAGTCAGCTGAATATCAATACTGATATCACTGGCCGTATCGCTGATGACGTCCGCTTTAAAGGTAAAACCGGTCTGCTGCTTCTCCTTCGTCGCCATCACGTCGGGCTGGTTTACCCGCAGCCAGGCCAGCATCGGCACAATCAGCAGATCAATGTTGTCGGTGTAATCGGTGATCACCATGTTCAGCTGGTACTGATATTCAAACGACAGGGACGTGGCGAGCGTCGAGACAATGCGCCCGTTGTCGATAAACACATTCAGGCAGTCAGGGTTTCTTTGCAGCATCGGGACGCTGGTTGTCAGCGCCTCGCGCAGTTGTTTCGGTTTCAGCATCATGTTGTTCCTGGCAGTCTTTAATGGTTTCCACCTGCAACCCGCAGGAAACGAGCGCCGACTCTAAACGGCGGTTATCCGCCGCCAGATCGCCCGCCGTTTTCAGGCTGTTGCCCGGTATCAGGCAGCTGGTCACGCGCGGACATCCAGTCCAGATAATCTCTGGCGCTGGCGAAGGCGGGACGGGCGTGCAGCCGGATAACATCGTCAGGCAAAGGAGCAGCAGACCAGTCGCGCAGTGTTGGATTCGCATCGGTTTCCCTCTGTATTTGCATTTCACGGTTGAGCGCGCCGGAACTTGCACGCCCCTGCATCAGCCGCAGCGCGGCCTCGCGTTTCTGGCTGTCGCGGTTTTCCGTGTTCAGCCGGGTGATAGCTTTATCCCGGCTTTCAATACCGGCCGACAGGGTGCCGATAATCCGCTGCGCGCCTGCCAGCTCATCACGGGCAACCGACCAGCGCCAGCCGGTAAAGGACAGTGCCAGTAGTGCAACGGCTAACAGCATTGTAATAGCGCGAGTCATGCTGCCCCCTTCAGGCACCAGGCCATTTCCCGCCCACGGCGGTCATCCAGCCCATCGTTAAAAATCCCTTTCACATACACCCAGCGTTTGAGCTGATGACAGGCATCAGACCAGCGGCCCTTATTCAGCAACTTCACCAGCGTTGAACCGCAGGCGTTGCCCGTGCCGACGTTGAAGGCAAACGACACCACGGCGTCGTAAACCTTTTGCGGCAGCTGCGTGAAGATACAGCGGGACAGCGCCGCCTCAGTGCGCAGCACGTTGGTGATAAAACTCCCCGCCGCCTGCCGTTCGGTAATGCTCCTGCCCGGTACGACGCCGGACGTGTTCCCTATGCCGTCGGTCCAGACGTTTGCGCTGCACTGGTACGGTTTCAGGCGACAGCCCTCGTAATCCGCAATCAGCTTTAACCCCTCAACGGAGGTATGCAGCTGCTGAAACCCCGGCAGCGTGGCGGCAATCGCCAGTACCGCGCCGACGGCGCAGCGCTTAACGGTTTGCAGATTCATAGTCCTCCCGGCTTACGCGGCCGCTGGCGAAAAGCTGGTAAGTCTTGCGGCGGTAGTACCAGCTCACCAGAAACATACCGACGCCCAGCACCATGCCGAGCAGGGTCGCCATGTCCTGCAAATCCCACTTACCGAGCCAGCCCATCACTACCGCCATGCAGTAGGTGAGAAAGGCGCTGATGCGTTCCATCGAAATAGTCATGATTCAGTCCCACAGGTTGACGGTTTCCGACGTTGACGACTCCGGCAGGTCGGGCAGCTCGACGGCATAGCCGTGCGGCAGTACCGGCCCGGCATCCGCCAGACCGTTATTCGCTGCATAAACCAGCTCCGTGACCTGCTCCGTGCGCCCGTAATAGCGGTTGCAGATTTCGTCAACGGTATCGCCCTGCATCGCGTAGACCTTCATCACAGCAGGTCCACAATGCAGCCCGGCCGTGAGGCGATGCGGCTGATACTGAATCGCGCATCGCGCCAGTATTCGTCCGCGCTGGCCTCAATCTCTCCGGCCTTTTTCGTGCCGGTCGCGTCATAGCCGCGATAGCGCTCGGTGATAGTGGCGGCGGTCAGTGAGGCGACGGCCGCAACGTAATGCGTCACTTTCTCGCTGACGCCGTCCAGGGTTTCGGCCGGGACATCGGGCAGCGTTTTATAGCCCGCCGCCATCTGGTCAGCCCGCCAGTCGTACAGCTCGGCGTTCACTTCTGAAATCGCCGTTTTTACCGCCAGGCGCAGGCGCTCCGCCGTGACCGTTCCCTCGTAGCGCAGCGCATCACGCAGCTGCTTCAGGTCAATGTCAGGCCAGAAAAACGTATTCTTTACCGGCGGCTCGGCACTCTCTGCCGGTCGCGGTGCGGGGATCACTACGAAGTTGTTCCAGTTGCCCGTTAAGCATGTCTTTCTGGTAGCGGTTGTCGCTGGCCTGCTGAAGCGCAAGCTGTTGGGTATGTTGAATGTCCTGCAGCAGGCTACTCTGTTCGAGCTTTAACTCTAGCTAGCTAGGGTCTTCCGGGTAGAGTGAAATCAGTGTGGCTTTGCGTTCAGCCAGCAGGGTTTCATAGTCCAGCGTTTCCACCACGTCAGGCGCGGGCAGCTGGCTCAGGTCGATGGTTGCCATGTTCTCAGCTCACAGGAACGGTTAAGGAAAAAGACTGTGCGGTGTCGGTGCGGTTGCCGGTCAGCTCAACCACCATGCCGCCGTTAAAATCAGACTCGTAGCTGATGCCGGTCAGCCTGACGCGCGGCTCCCACTGAATGATCGCCACATAGCAGGCCGACATAATCTGGAGACGCAGCGCGGCGTTTTGTGGCTGGTCAATCAGCGCCGACAGCAGTGAACCGTATTTACGGCGCATCACCCTGGAGCCTATCGGCGTCACCAGAATGTCGCGAATGGACTGCTGGATATGTTCGAGGCCGGTCAGTGCTTTGCCGGTTTCGCGGTTCATGCCGATGTATTTTTCGGTTGTCATTGCGGGCCATCCGTTCTGCTGCCGCCGCGTTGTACTCCGCCGTGATCGTGGCCATCAACGACAACACCGTTAGAGCTTAAGCTGCCGCCGGTGTGCGTCACGTTGCCTTTCATCGTGCCGCCTTTTGTCACTTCCAGCGTGGCGGTTTTCAGCAGGGTTGTGCACTCCACCTCTGGCGAATCAAACAGGATTTTGACGGCGGCTTTTATGGTGGCGGTCTGAATGCCGGTTGCCGTTAATGCGCCGTTCTTCGGCTCGTACTCGATCACCGCGCCGTCGGGAAAGGACCAGTGCAGCGCATCAGCAGAGGCTGACGGGGCCGGGTTGTCATCCGAGAAAATACCGGGCAGCACAAAACCGGTGTCGAGTTCGCCACCGATACAGAAGATCAGCACCTGCTCACCCACTGACGGCGCATTCCATGAACGGGTTTTACCCGCACGGGCGCTCAGCCAGTAGAGCCAGTCAGTGGTGTTATTTCCTGTATCGACGCGGCATTGCCCGCCGTCCAGATTTACGGCGGAGACGGTGCCAATACGGATCAGGTTGCGCAGCAGGCGCAGGATTTCTGCCATTTGTTCATTCATGAGAGCATAATGAGTCTGTAAAAGTGCTACGACAATTTGATGCTGTTTGGCTACTAATGGCAGAACAATATTAGGAGGGAAAATGCAGGATTACTTCAAAACAGATTACGTAAAGAAATTAATAGTATCATGCATCTCGGAGTTGAAAGGACGCAGCTACACTGATGCATTCCAGGAAGAGAGGAATGGCTTCATCGAAAGTGTTTTACTTAGTATGCATCAGGATGCAAATAAATGGGATGAGGATACGCAATTTAACATCAGGATAATGTCTCAGCGTTTAAATAGTTTACTGTCTGAGAAGCTTAAAGATGAAAGGAGTTGTAATCATTTATACGTACTCTGTTTTAGATTTTATAACGAATTTTATTTATTTCAGGAAGGGAATAGCGACACCCACAACCACATAATTAATTTTGCCTTGGATAATGCACAAAAAATATCCGAATTTGATAATCAATTATCTCAGCAAATTAAATATGCATTGAATGCTATGAACGCTGCAATTGTAAAGGAAATAATGTCAAATCAGGACTTAAAATCCATTAGGGAGTTTATATCAGTTAAGGAGGAGGCAACCAGGTTACACTCAGAATGGAAAGAGCAGGTTAAAGATTTAAGAAACTCCTGGAATGAAAAGTGCAGCAAAATAGAGAGGAAATGGAAGGAAGAGTTTAGCATCAAAGAAGGGAGAGTTAACGACCTTAAAAATACCTTGGACGAATATGAAACGGCATTCAACTTTGTTTCTTTATATGATGGTTTCAAAAAATTAGGTGATGAAAAGAAAACTCAACTTTGTTGGGCAAAACGCTTTCTTATAACTTTAGGTGGCATTCTGCCATGTTTGATTTTTTGGGAATTGCATAACATATTACAGCCCCAATCCCATCCAACCAGCCCTTACGACCTATTGTCTTTGATACCGGCGCTGGCTCTTTCATTGGTGCTCGTTTATTATTTTAGAGTGTCTCTTTCGAATTACAATTCCGTTCGCGCCCAACTTATGCAAATTGAATTGAGAATGAGTTTATGCCAATTTATTCAAAACTATACAAAGTACAGCGCAGAGATTAATAAGAGCAACCCAGGCTTGTTGGCGAAGTTTGAGGAGATTGTATTCTCAAATATCATGGTCTCGGAAGATAAAATCCCTTCAACATTTGATGGGTTAGAACAAATCGCAAGTTTGATTAGCACCCTGAAAGCTAAGGGATAATTTTCGTTTAGACTAGCGCGGCTATTATCTGATTCTGTATAAAGTCTAAATCAGTTTCACTTAATCCGAGTAATGGCCGAGCTTCATACTGCACCTCTTTGCCTTTCCGTGATGGCCTGTCCCGCAGGCCATAATGATGCACACGGGCCATCCGCTGCACGCGGCCGGTAAAGCTGACCACGGCCTCATCAGAATCAGCCTGGGCTTTCATGTATTTTGCGGTACGCAGCTTCGCGAACATTTCGCGCTTAACCCGGCCTTTTTTACGGCGAACCGGCTGCGTTTTGCGGGGTTTAAAAGGGGTGCCGTCCGGTGCCTGCTGGCGTTTGATATTATCCTGCTGGCTTGCCCGCAGCTTTTTGGCGATGTTACGCGCCATCTCTTTGCGTGCCGGGGCTGACAGGTTATTAATCAGCGCGCTCAGCCGGTCCTCAACCACTTTTAGCTCGCTCATGACTGCCACTCACTGATTAACTCACCCCGCAGATAGAGCTGCACAGGGCGCGTATCATTCTCCGGCAGCGGGTTCTCGCCAACGTGGTTTACGTGCAGCTCATCACCTTCCTGTTTCACGATCACCCGTTCAGTCAGCTGAATATCAATACTGATATCACTGGCCGTATCGCTGATGACGTCCGCTTTAAAGGTAAAGCCGGTCTGCTGTTTCTCCTTCGTCGCCATCACGTCGGGCTGGTTTACCCGCAGCCAGGCCAGCAGCGGCACAATCAGCAGATCAATATTGTCGGTGTAATCGGTGATCACCATGTTCAGCTGGTACTGATACTCAAACGACAGCGACGCGGCGAGCGTCGAGACAATGCGCCCATTATCGATAAACACATTCAGGCAGTCAGGGTTTCTTTGCAGCATCGGGACGCTGGCTGTCAGCGCCTCGCGCAGTTGTTTCGGTTTCAGCATCATGTTGTTCCTGGCAGTCTTTAATGGTTTCCACCTGCAACCCGCAGGAAACGAGCGCCGACTCTAAACGGCGGTTATCCGCCGCCAGATCGCCAGCCGTTCTCAGGCTGTTGCCCGGTATCAGGCAGCTGGTCACGCGCGGACATCCAGTCCAGATAATCTCTGGCGCTGGCGAAGGCGGGGCGGGTGTGCAGCCGGATAACATCGTCAGGCAAAGGAGCAGCAGACCAGTCGCGCAGTGCTGGATTCGCATCGGTTTCCCTCTGTATTTGCATTTCACGGTTGAGCGCGCCGGAACTGGCCCGCACCTGCATCAGCCGCAGCGCGGCCTCGCGTTTCTGACTGTCGCGGTTTTCCGTGTTCAGCCGGGTGATGGCTTTATCCCGGCTTTCAATACCGGCCGACAAGGTGCCGATAATCCGCTGCGCGCCTGCCAGCTCATCACGGGCAACCGACCAGCGCCAGCCGGTAAGGGCCAGCGCCATCAGTGCAACCGCTAACAGGGTGGCGACGATCCGCGTCATACGTGACAGCCCCTGAATAAGTGCCTTTTAATCAGCCAGGCGAGCGATACGATTGAGACACCATAGATCAGGCTGACGAGCGGACCACACAGGAGCAGACTTATCGCAGCCACACCGGCGCATGTCAGGCAGAAATTCCGTTTTCGCTTCGGCACACAAAACCAGAGAATGGTAAAAAGCGCTTCCCGGCGGATGTTCTCGCCGCCGCAGCGCACCGCAATAAAGGCGAACTGAAAAAAATAGAGTGTCTGCCGCAGTACCACCCCCGCGATATTTCCGGCCGGGTCTGTTGCCAGCGGGGGCGTGATTAGATCAACCGGCACCAGAAAAAGACACGCAACAACAAACCAGTAGCCGCTAGCCTGAAAATACTTTTTCATTCTGTTGCTCCTTTTAAACACCAGGCCATTTCCCGCCCACGGCGGTCGTCCAGCCCATCGTTAAAAATGCCTTTCACATACACCCAGCGTTTGAGCTGGTGACAGGCATCAGACCAGCGGCCTTTATTCAGCAGCTGCACCAGCGTTGAGCCGCAGGCGTTGCCCGTGCCGACGTTGAAGGCAAACGACACCACGGCGTCGTAAACCTTTTGCGGCAGCTGCGTGAAGATACAGCGGGACAGCGCCGCCTCGGTGTGCAGCACGTTGGTGATAAAACTTCCCGCCGCCTGGCGCTCTGTAATGCTCCGGCCCGGTACGACGCCGGACGTGTTGCCGATACCGTCTGTCCAGACGTTAGCGCTGCACTGGTACGGCTTCAGGCGACAGCCCTCGTAATCCGCAATCAGCTTTAACCCCTCAACGGAGGTGTGCAGCTGCTGAAACCCCGGCAGCGTGGCGGCAATGGCCAGCACTGCGCCGACGGCGCAGCGCTTAACGGTTTGCAGATTCATAGTCCTCCCGGCTGATGCGGCCGCTGGCAAATAGCTGGTAGGTCTTGCGGCGGTAGTACCAGCTCACCAGAAACATACCGACGCCCAGCACCATGCCGAGCAGGGTCGCCATGTCCTGCAAATCCCACTTACCGAGCCAGCCCATCACTACCGCCATGCAGTAGGTGAGAAAGGCGCTGATGCGTTCCATCGAAATAGCCATGATTCAGTCCCACAGGTTGACGGTTTCCGACGTTGACGACTCCGGCAGGTCGGGCAGC
This genomic stretch from Pantoea cypripedii harbors:
- a CDS encoding phage baseplate assembly protein V — translated: MNEQMAEILRLLRNLIRIGTVSAVNLDGGQCRVDTGNNTTDWLYWLSARAGKTRSWNAPSVGEQVLIFCIGGELDTGFVLPGIFSDDNPAPSASADALHWSFPDGAVIEYEPKNGALTATGIQTATIKAAVKILFDSPEVECTTLLKTATLEVTKGGTMKGNVTHTGGSLSSNGVVVDGHDHGGVQRGGSRTDGPQ
- a CDS encoding lysozyme, with the protein product MNLQTVKRCAVGAVLAIAATLPGFQQLHTSVEGLKLIADYEGCRLKPYQCSANVWTDGIGNTSGVVPGRSITERQAAGSFITNVLHTEAALSRCIFTQLPQKVYDAVVSFAFNVGTGNACGSTLVQLLNKGRWSDACHQLKRWVYVKGIFNDGLDDRRGREMAWCLKGATE
- a CDS encoding phage tail protein, translated to MLKPKQLREALTASVPMLQRNPDCLNVFIDNGRIVSTLAASLSFEYQYQLNMVITDYTDNIDLLIVPLLAWLRVNQPDVMATKEKQQTGFTFKADVISDTASDISIDIQLTERVIVKQEGDELHVNHVGENPLPENDTRPVQLYLRGELISEWQS
- a CDS encoding HP1 family phage holin, with product MSMERISAFLTYCMAVVMGWLGKWDLQDMATLLGMVLGVGMFLVSWYYRRKTYQLFASGRISREDYESANR
- a CDS encoding head completion/stabilization protein, which encodes MIPAPRPAESAEPPVKNTFFWPDIDLKQLRDALRYEGTVTAERLRLAVKTAISEVNAELYDWRADQMAAGYKTLPDVPAETLDGVSEKVTHYVAAVASLTAATITERYRGYDATGTKKAGEIEASADEYWRDARFSISRIASRPGCIVDLL
- the lysC gene encoding Rz1-like lysis system protein LysC (LysC is an Rz1-like component of a phage lytic system, substantially overlapping although not fully embedded in the gene for the Rz-like LysB component.), yielding MRIQHCATGLLLLCLTMLSGCTPAPPSPAPEIIWTGCPRVTSCLIPGNSLRTAGDLAADNRRLESALVSCGLQVETIKDCQEQHDAETETTARGADSQRPDAAKKP
- a CDS encoding GPW/gp25 family protein translates to MTTEKYIGMNRETGKALTGLEHIQQSIRDILVTPIGSRVMRRKYGSLLSALIDQPQNAALRLQIMSACYVAIIQWEPRVRLTGISYESDFNGGMVVELTGNRTDTAQSFSLTVPVS
- a CDS encoding phage virion morphogenesis protein, producing the protein MSELKVVEDRLSALINNLSAPARKEMARNIAKKLRASQQDNIKRQQAPDGTPFKPRKTQPVRRKKGRVKREMFAKLRTAKYMKAQADSDEAVVSFTGRVQRMARVHHYGLRDRPSRKGKEVQYEARPLLGLSETDLDFIQNQIIAALV